The region ATCTTCTGCAATATAAAATCATTGCGGTAATTACACCTATCGAACCTCCATGACTTGCTAAGCCCTGATAACCCACAAACTGATAAACTCCTTTTATTTTCTGAATCGGCAATAAAATTTCTATTGGATGTTGGAAGAAATAACCCGGTTCGTAAAAGAAACAATGTCCAAGTCGGGCACCTAAAACGGTTCCGACAATAACATAAATAAGCAAAGTATCGAGATTGTCCAGAGAAAGATTCTCTCTCTTATAAATATTTCTAACAATATAAAAGCCTAAAAGAAGTCCGCAGGCAAAAAGAGCTCCGTAATATTTTAAAGGAAAAGTATCTGTGATCCAAAAAATAACGGGATCAACGTTCCAGTTTAAAATTCCATTTTTCATGCTCTGTATTTTTAATTTTTATTCCAATTAAGAAAACCTAACAGGTGTTTTAAAAACCTGTTAGGTTTGTAATATTTCAGAACTAAAAACTAGTTTATAATATCAAATCCGCAGTAAGGACGTAAAACCTCAGGGATTACGATTCCTTCCGGAGTTTGGTAATTTTCAATAATTCCGGCCAAAACTCTAGGAAGCGCCAATGAACTTCCGTTAAGTGTATGCGCCAGTTGGTTTTTTCCGTCTTTATCTTTGAAACGTAATTTCAAGCGGTTTGCCTGGAAAGTTTCAAAGTTAGAAACAGAACTGATTTCCAACCAGCGGTCTTGTGCTGTAGAAAACACTTCGAAATCGTAAGTCAAAGCAGATGTGAATCCCATATCTCCTCCACAAAGGCGTAACACTCTGTAAGGTAATTTTAATTCTTTTAAAATCTCTTTTACATGTTCTACCATTCCGTCTAATGCTGCATAAGAATTATCTGGATGTTCGATACGAACTATTTCTACTTTATCAAATTGGTGTAAACGGTTTAATCCGCGAACGTGTGCTCCGTAAGAACCTGCTTCACGACGGAAACACGGCGTATAGGCAGTTTGTAAAACAGGCAATTCGCTTTCGTTTAAGATTACATCGCGGAATAAATTGGTTACCGGAACCTCAGCCGTTGGAATCAAATATAAATCGTCAACTCCGGCGTGGTACATTTGCCCTTCTTTATCCGGTAATTGACCTGTTCCGTAACCAGAAGCTTCATTTACCAAATGCGGCACCTGAACTTCGTTGTATCCTGCAGCAGTATTTTTGTCTAAAAAGTAATTGATTAAAGCACGTTGTAATTTTGCTCCTTTTCCTTTGTAAACAGGAAATCCTGCTCCGGTGATTTTTACACCCAATTCAAAATCGATAATATCATATTTCTTTACCAATTCCCAGTGAGGTTGTGCACCTTCATGCAAAGCTGGAATATCTCCTTCCTGGAAAACATTCAAATTGTCATCTGGAGTTTTTCCTTCTGGAACAATATCTGCCGGAAGGTTTGGTAAAGTGTATAATTTATTGGTTAACTCAACAGCCAAAGCTTCTGCTTTTTCGCTCAGTTCTTTACTTTTTTCTTTTAGTGAAACTGTTTTTTCTTTTAAGATTGCTGCTTTAGCTTTCTCTCCGGCTTTCATCAATTCACCAATATCTTTGGACAATTTATTAGATTCTGATAAAGTATTGTCTAATTCCACTTGAGCAGCACGACGATTTTCGTCTAATTGAACCACTTCTTCCACAACGCTTTTAGCATCGATATTTCGTTTTGCTAAAGCTTTGATTACTTTCTCCTGATTTTCTCTAATAAATGCAATTTGTAACATAGCTTGATTTTTATACTATTGTATTTTTTATAACGGAAGCAAATTTAAGGAAATGTTTGTTAACAATAGGTCAAAGTTTTATAGTAAAACCGAAATCTCTTATAAACAGCAAAAGCACTAAAAAAGTGCCCTTGATGTTATTTCTAAATTTATAATTTTTACTCTAAAAAACGATGCCTGTCATCTCTGTGAAAAGCATATTCTTTCCCGTTAAACTTGAGTTTTTCAGATTCTTTTTTGATTTTCAGCTCTTTATTTTCTTCCATTTCGTTTTCTAAACTGTCTTCAACCGCTTCTTCATACGAAAAGTTTTTAGTTACAATTAAATCGAAAAGACCATTTGTTTTATCATCTCCTAAACTTATCCCTGTTTCCAGTGTTTCGATTTGATACGTTCCGCTACCGTTCGAGTCGCCATTGGTCAGATAGATTGGATATTCGTATAAAACCTTTCTGATTTCATTATCAGTCAGCGTAAGTAACGTAAATTTCTTTTCTGAATACAAAACAATTCTGCTGTTCGCATTGGCTTCGGTATAAAAACCAATAGCAGGAGTATTTTCGTTTAGATAAATCAGGTTTTTCAAAATATGCGATTTAGAAAACTGAATCTCTTCATTGTGATAATATCCTAAATTAGCATCAAATTCCTCAGCGATTATGCTACCGCTTTCACGATCTACAAATAAATATTTACGCTGAAAATAATT is a window of Flavobacterium crocinum DNA encoding:
- the serS gene encoding serine--tRNA ligase, encoding MLQIAFIRENQEKVIKALAKRNIDAKSVVEEVVQLDENRRAAQVELDNTLSESNKLSKDIGELMKAGEKAKAAILKEKTVSLKEKSKELSEKAEALAVELTNKLYTLPNLPADIVPEGKTPDDNLNVFQEGDIPALHEGAQPHWELVKKYDIIDFELGVKITGAGFPVYKGKGAKLQRALINYFLDKNTAAGYNEVQVPHLVNEASGYGTGQLPDKEGQMYHAGVDDLYLIPTAEVPVTNLFRDVILNESELPVLQTAYTPCFRREAGSYGAHVRGLNRLHQFDKVEIVRIEHPDNSYAALDGMVEHVKEILKELKLPYRVLRLCGGDMGFTSALTYDFEVFSTAQDRWLEISSVSNFETFQANRLKLRFKDKDGKNQLAHTLNGSSLALPRVLAGIIENYQTPEGIVIPEVLRPYCGFDIIN
- a CDS encoding PA3715 family protein, which produces MKKTILLSGVLLFLFACGNDKTKNEAELQNQELLSLIKADTNVNKKEFKKIVFRNLDNIEDSEELNLPLLSKVASNLNIKYSNIKIDETSSINYDDKTAFFVLTIVERNRKKKQSKDYTDLGNYFQRKYLFVDRESGSIIAEEFDANLGYYHNEEIQFSKSHILKNLIYLNENTPAIGFYTEANANSRIVLYSEKKFTLLTLTDNEIRKVLYEYPIYLTNGDSNGSGTYQIETLETGISLGDDKTNGLFDLIVTKNFSYEEAVEDSLENEMEENKELKIKKESEKLKFNGKEYAFHRDDRHRFLE